A stretch of Spirosoma oryzicola DNA encodes these proteins:
- a CDS encoding DUF2141 domain-containing protein translates to MLILLSALSLFMSGGEPVKSPKKANLQVDIQNVRTMKGDVYVALFNAKNAFPEGKPLEGKKLEVKEKSVHTTFSVDPGDYAIAVYHDENGNGKMDKRVFGIPKEPYGFSNNFRPTMSAPKFSDCQFSVGDGGKSISIKLN, encoded by the coding sequence ATGCTCATTTTGCTTTCGGCTTTAAGCCTTTTTATGTCTGGTGGAGAACCGGTCAAATCGCCTAAAAAGGCTAATCTACAAGTTGACATACAGAACGTCCGCACCATGAAAGGTGATGTGTACGTGGCCTTGTTCAACGCCAAGAATGCGTTCCCGGAAGGGAAGCCGCTGGAAGGGAAAAAGCTGGAAGTCAAAGAAAAGAGCGTACACACAACGTTTTCTGTCGATCCGGGCGACTACGCCATCGCTGTGTACCACGACGAGAATGGAAACGGAAAAATGGATAAGCGCGTGTTTGGCATCCCCAAAGAGCCTTACGGGTTTAGTAATAATTTCCGACCAACCATGTCAGCCCCAAAATTCAGCGACTGTCAATTCAGCGTCGGTGACGGGGGTAAGTCAATCAGTATTAAGCTGAATTAA
- the recJ gene encoding single-stranded-DNA-specific exonuclease RecJ: protein MIAQPPPPQKRWISKNFPSSAEQRSAIESLTQSLNVSPFLAALLVQRGIHTFDEARSFFRPEIGHLHDPFAMKDMDRAVKRLQRAMRPEQPEKILVYGDYDVDGTTSVAMVYGFLKNYHSAIDYYIPDRYKEGYGISQQGIQWAAENGFTLIIALDCGIKSIDRVAEAKALGVDFIICDHHRPGLDIPDAAAVLDPKRDDCAYPYKELSGCGVGFKLLHAFCLRQQIDLGELYPYLDLVAVSIASDIVPLTGENRVLAYFGLKYINSSPRTGLKALIKIAGFSRELDITNVVFGLGPRINAAGRIQHAKAAVQLLLAESEEEADAFAMAINKHNNSRREFDSTITEQALSMIRQNETMLTAKTTVLYDANWHKGVIGIVASRCIEHFHRPTIILTQSHDKAAGSARSVPGFDVYEAIEECADLLEQFGGHTFAAGMTMPVDNIDAFRQKFEEVVSRKIKEEHLTPLIDIDLPIDFSEINDKLFRILRQMGPFGPHNMQPVFMTEDVYLVSDPVIMKEKHLKISVRQGRTGHTLTGVGFGFGHMADQLRYGKPFSICYQVEQNVYNGNVSLQLMLKDIRC, encoded by the coding sequence ATGATAGCCCAGCCGCCACCTCCGCAAAAACGATGGATCTCCAAAAACTTCCCCAGTTCGGCGGAACAGCGGTCGGCGATTGAATCATTGACACAGTCGCTCAACGTCAGCCCCTTCCTGGCGGCACTGCTGGTGCAACGTGGTATTCATACCTTCGACGAAGCCCGTTCCTTTTTCCGGCCCGAAATCGGCCACCTCCATGACCCCTTCGCTATGAAGGACATGGACCGGGCTGTCAAGCGGCTGCAACGGGCAATGCGCCCCGAACAGCCGGAAAAGATTCTCGTCTATGGCGACTACGACGTTGACGGTACCACATCGGTAGCCATGGTTTATGGTTTTCTGAAAAACTACCACTCCGCCATCGATTATTACATACCGGATCGTTACAAAGAAGGGTACGGCATTTCGCAGCAAGGTATTCAGTGGGCCGCCGAAAACGGTTTTACCCTGATCATTGCCCTTGACTGCGGTATCAAATCGATTGATCGGGTAGCCGAAGCTAAAGCACTCGGCGTTGACTTCATCATCTGCGACCACCACCGCCCCGGCCTCGACATTCCTGATGCAGCGGCTGTACTAGACCCTAAGCGTGACGACTGTGCGTATCCTTATAAAGAACTGAGTGGCTGCGGTGTTGGTTTTAAATTACTGCACGCTTTCTGCCTGCGTCAGCAGATTGATCTGGGCGAACTCTACCCGTACCTCGATCTGGTAGCGGTCAGTATTGCCTCCGACATTGTACCGCTGACGGGCGAAAATCGCGTACTGGCGTATTTTGGCTTGAAATACATCAATTCGAGTCCACGCACGGGCTTGAAAGCTCTGATCAAAATAGCCGGTTTTTCGCGGGAACTGGACATCACCAATGTGGTCTTCGGATTAGGTCCCCGGATCAATGCCGCCGGACGAATTCAACACGCCAAAGCGGCTGTCCAACTTTTGCTGGCCGAATCAGAAGAAGAAGCCGATGCGTTTGCAATGGCGATTAATAAGCACAACAACAGCCGACGCGAATTCGACAGCACGATTACGGAACAGGCTTTGTCGATGATTCGGCAAAACGAAACCATGTTGACAGCCAAGACGACTGTGCTCTACGATGCCAACTGGCATAAGGGTGTCATTGGCATCGTGGCGTCGCGCTGCATTGAACATTTTCACCGACCAACCATCATACTAACTCAATCGCACGACAAGGCTGCCGGATCGGCGCGCTCGGTGCCGGGTTTTGATGTGTACGAAGCCATTGAAGAATGCGCCGACTTACTGGAACAGTTTGGAGGCCATACTTTTGCTGCCGGAATGACCATGCCGGTAGACAACATTGACGCGTTTCGTCAGAAATTTGAGGAAGTGGTATCGCGTAAGATCAAGGAGGAACACCTAACCCCCCTGATCGATATTGATCTGCCCATCGATTTCAGCGAGATCAACGACAAACTTTTCAGGATTCTGAGACAAATGGGTCCGTTTGGTCCGCACAACATGCAGCCGGTGTTTATGACGGAGGATGTGTATCTGGTCAGCGATCCGGTTATCATGAAAGAAAAGCACCTGAAGATCAGCGTGCGCCAGGGTCGGACTGGTCATACACTGACGGGGGTTGGATTCGGCTTCGGACACATGGCCGATCAGCTTCGGTACGGTAAACCGTTCTCCATCTGTTATCAGGTAGAACAAAACGTTTACAATGGCAACGTTTCTTTGCAACTGATGCTGAAAGACATACGCTGCTAG
- a CDS encoding isochorismate synthase: protein MQSDSVRIEVPSTQSTERRLNPVDFWETSRALGLPAALWRLPNQQEKQLIVSFDEILPQVSADLEELPAGFLVGPFDNLNTDTATPSRTLFLRADVQARFSDDNQSFSVNNNGEIADRFQKLLIEQFDTNSTAQSALVAPTALVDPEAEKHYTTNVAKAVEAMQRGEFRKVVLSRTKRLLFADAPNAVQLFDKLCQKYPTAFISAVSIPEKGQIWISATPERLVSVDANGIFRTNSLAGTQSAFEPDGTPKRPPEAMWSQKEIEEQALVSRYIIECFKKIRLREYQEEGPKTIIAGNLMHLATSFTVDTQAVRYPQLGTVMLRLLHPTSAVCGTPRDIAFDFINQHETHDRELYSGFVGPVNINTNNEGPASDLFVHIRCMKLEGNVATLYAGAGLTEHSVPQLEWQETEMKCQTLLSVISQQ, encoded by the coding sequence ATGCAATCTGATTCTGTTCGTATAGAAGTTCCGAGTACGCAATCCACCGAACGTCGGCTTAACCCTGTTGATTTTTGGGAAACTTCCCGTGCCTTAGGTTTGCCCGCAGCCCTTTGGCGCTTACCCAACCAGCAGGAAAAACAATTGATTGTGTCTTTTGACGAAATCTTACCGCAGGTCTCAGCCGATCTTGAAGAGCTGCCCGCCGGTTTCCTTGTTGGCCCATTTGACAATCTAAACACCGACACGGCTACTCCCAGCCGGACATTGTTTCTACGCGCTGATGTTCAGGCTCGTTTTTCAGACGATAACCAATCTTTCTCCGTAAACAACAATGGCGAAATAGCGGATCGATTTCAAAAATTGCTTATTGAGCAGTTTGACACGAATAGCACGGCCCAATCAGCCCTGGTGGCCCCCACGGCGCTGGTCGATCCCGAAGCGGAAAAGCACTACACGACCAATGTTGCCAAAGCAGTCGAGGCCATGCAGCGCGGAGAATTTCGGAAAGTAGTGCTCTCCCGAACAAAGCGCTTACTTTTTGCGGACGCGCCGAATGCCGTTCAGTTATTTGACAAACTGTGTCAGAAGTACCCTACTGCCTTTATTTCGGCGGTATCCATCCCCGAGAAAGGTCAGATCTGGATAAGCGCCACTCCCGAACGGCTCGTAAGCGTGGACGCGAACGGCATTTTCAGAACCAACTCACTGGCGGGAACGCAATCGGCGTTTGAACCGGACGGAACGCCTAAACGGCCACCCGAAGCGATGTGGTCGCAGAAAGAAATTGAAGAGCAGGCGTTGGTAAGCCGCTACATCATCGAATGCTTTAAAAAAATCCGTCTGCGGGAGTATCAGGAAGAAGGCCCGAAAACAATTATAGCCGGGAATCTGATGCACCTGGCAACGAGCTTTACGGTCGATACGCAGGCCGTTCGTTATCCACAACTTGGAACGGTAATGCTTCGGTTACTGCACCCGACATCGGCGGTTTGTGGAACTCCCCGCGACATTGCCTTCGACTTTATCAATCAACACGAAACCCACGACCGCGAACTTTACAGTGGCTTTGTAGGTCCGGTCAATATTAACACCAATAACGAAGGACCGGCCAGCGATCTGTTCGTGCATATCCGCTGCATGAAGCTGGAAGGAAACGTAGCTACGCTCTACGCGGGTGCCGGACTGACAGAGCATTCAGTACCTCAGCTCGAATGGCAGGAAACTGAAATGAAATGCCAGACGCTTCTGTCGGTAATCAGTCAGCAATAA
- a CDS encoding carboxypeptidase-like regulatory domain-containing protein, translating into MKKTIFLLTLPLFLFVAGCKTQNGYAPGSDAGYAVGKVLDMRGNPIPDAVISATSTLSDHKRLVGTTDTNGNYRIKIPAGAWKMSAELERIYHGRRFQLMLHPDHPEVFTGQDGVVCNFEWRLYGPKANQPNQYYGGEVKITQNESSQITDIENIAFTFTPISPRIDGSTAQPETVHCGPRGTDEFARFPDIPIGQYKITALYQPSGQRIYLRNNTGGTYSTDGSVVAEFNGTAPASSRINGMILEFKEQN; encoded by the coding sequence ATGAAAAAGACAATCTTTCTACTGACACTACCCCTTTTTCTTTTCGTTGCAGGCTGTAAAACACAGAACGGCTACGCGCCGGGCTCCGATGCTGGCTATGCGGTCGGGAAGGTTCTCGACATGCGGGGTAACCCAATTCCCGACGCTGTAATCAGCGCCACCAGCACCCTTAGCGACCACAAGCGGCTGGTTGGTACAACCGATACCAATGGCAATTACCGAATAAAAATCCCGGCTGGCGCCTGGAAAATGTCGGCGGAACTAGAGCGAATCTACCACGGACGTCGATTTCAGTTAATGCTTCATCCTGATCATCCCGAAGTATTTACGGGTCAGGATGGCGTTGTCTGTAATTTCGAATGGCGGCTTTACGGCCCCAAAGCCAACCAGCCTAACCAGTATTACGGCGGAGAAGTAAAGATAACGCAAAACGAATCGAGCCAGATAACAGATATCGAGAACATCGCCTTTACGTTTACCCCCATTAGCCCGCGCATTGACGGCTCAACGGCCCAGCCCGAAACCGTGCATTGTGGCCCACGGGGCACGGATGAGTTTGCCCGCTTTCCCGACATTCCTATCGGTCAATACAAGATCACGGCTTTGTACCAGCCTAGCGGCCAGCGCATTTACCTCCGCAATAACACAGGTGGCACTTATTCAACCGACGGCTCTGTAGTAGCGGAATTTAACGGAACAGCTCCCGCCAGCTCCCGTATAAACGGTATGATACTGGAATTCAAAGAGCAAAACTAA
- a CDS encoding LytR/AlgR family response regulator transcription factor encodes MKILIVEDEEMAAKKLTKTLTSVEPGATVVGVTSSIWETVAWLRSNEPGQPDAPDLILMDIELADGQSFQIFNEIDVTCTVIFTTSYDEYAIKAFKVNSIDYLLKPVQADELQAALEKFHRLKAHYQSIRAEHPLSVEKLVQQIQQQLQPREYRQRFLVTYAHKLIAVDTQQIAYFFSDNKMNQFKTVDGRKIAIDYTLDELETMLNPSQFFRINRSFLVSVGSVDQIQPYFGNRLAVQLKPVIDKDVIVSREKLTPFKDWMGK; translated from the coding sequence ATGAAAATTCTGATTGTCGAAGATGAAGAAATGGCGGCCAAAAAGCTTACAAAAACGCTTACGTCCGTTGAGCCAGGGGCAACTGTCGTCGGTGTTACGAGCAGCATCTGGGAAACTGTGGCCTGGCTCCGATCAAACGAACCCGGTCAGCCGGATGCTCCGGATCTGATCCTGATGGACATTGAATTAGCTGACGGACAAAGCTTTCAGATTTTCAACGAAATCGACGTGACATGCACGGTCATTTTTACGACTTCTTACGACGAGTACGCCATAAAAGCTTTTAAGGTCAATAGCATCGATTACTTGCTGAAACCCGTTCAGGCCGATGAATTGCAGGCCGCTCTGGAAAAGTTTCATCGCTTGAAGGCGCATTACCAATCGATCCGTGCGGAGCATCCGCTGAGTGTTGAGAAACTGGTGCAGCAAATTCAGCAGCAGCTACAGCCCAGAGAGTACCGGCAGCGGTTTCTGGTAACCTACGCACACAAACTCATCGCAGTCGATACGCAGCAGATCGCTTACTTTTTCAGTGATAACAAAATGAACCAGTTCAAAACGGTTGATGGACGAAAGATAGCCATCGATTACACACTCGACGAACTGGAGACGATGCTCAACCCAAGTCAGTTTTTCCGAATCAACCGGTCGTTTCTGGTGTCCGTCGGTAGCGTCGATCAGATTCAGCCTTATTTTGGGAATCGGCTGGCGGTTCAGCTCAAGCCAGTTATTGATAAAGACGTAATCGTCAGTCGGGAAAAACTGACGCCGTTCAAAGACTGGATGGGAAAGTGA
- a CDS encoding nuclear transport factor 2 family protein encodes MNKLIIFALIVWATHRKAHGQSAVPTLATDFQSLVEAERAFAAYTEQEGIKAGFSRFLSPEAVVVVQGKFAIGKPLYEKAPFIPGILSWRPVYADIAASGDFGYTTGPFEVRATSKTDTPTGFGHYTTVWQKNDAGVWEAIADVGVIHDAPRQTIAHLIPPATFNQKLLEKVDTLSRQTELQIAEQKLGQLARNYSLQAAYDYALAGGQAVRLYRAGDLPVTGADASANRETATAIYTLSRVAVASSGDMGIAYGYVEYQQKKGPFLRIWKRQSDSSWKVVHEVLDL; translated from the coding sequence ATGAACAAACTAATCATTTTTGCGCTCATCGTTTGGGCTACACACCGAAAAGCTCATGGCCAATCGGCTGTGCCGACACTAGCTACCGATTTTCAGTCGCTGGTGGAAGCCGAACGAGCGTTTGCTGCCTATACGGAACAGGAAGGTATCAAAGCTGGATTTTCCCGGTTTTTGTCGCCGGAAGCTGTCGTTGTCGTACAGGGAAAGTTTGCCATCGGTAAGCCATTGTACGAAAAAGCGCCTTTCATCCCCGGCATTCTATCGTGGCGACCGGTTTATGCCGACATTGCTGCTTCGGGCGATTTTGGCTACACGACCGGACCCTTCGAAGTACGCGCTACAAGCAAAACAGATACGCCGACCGGCTTTGGTCATTACACGACCGTCTGGCAGAAGAATGACGCGGGCGTTTGGGAAGCCATCGCCGATGTGGGAGTGATCCACGACGCGCCCAGGCAAACCATCGCCCATCTGATTCCCCCGGCTACGTTCAACCAGAAATTACTGGAAAAAGTCGATACGCTTTCGCGACAGACCGAACTACAAATCGCCGAGCAAAAACTAGGGCAACTGGCTCGAAACTATTCGTTACAGGCGGCCTATGACTATGCGCTAGCCGGTGGTCAGGCTGTTCGGCTTTATCGGGCTGGTGACCTTCCAGTTACTGGAGCTGATGCCTCAGCGAATCGCGAAACCGCGACAGCTATCTATACGCTTAGTCGCGTTGCTGTGGCATCGTCCGGCGATATGGGTATTGCGTATGGATACGTCGAATATCAACAGAAAAAAGGGCCTTTTCTGCGGATCTGGAAGCGCCAGTCCGACTCATCCTGGAAGGTTGTGCACGAAGTACTGGATTTGTAA
- a CDS encoding sensor histidine kinase translates to MTNHPLKPVDDRWVRISGISLLLLLDLYSAQTFVHSFGLATVKAVLEFLVLTTITWEVNRWILVRFRNWFPLLSETKKRILLVLPVCWVASVLVDWLDMFVVNSTGYHAPYPLTSYINSIPGALIYCVLIVGVQEAAYYFARLIKAEKETEALKKENLQTQLESLKQQVSPHFLFNSLNTLSYLIGDDAKQAEKFLDELSKVYRYLLRNNENELTNLATEMQFIRSYFHLLKTRYGDSLHLQLAIEPRFEAYLLPSLTLQLLLENAVKHNIIHKTQPLTVQIITRPDGLLTVKNNLQKKVQNVPSTRIGLANIAAKFRLLNQREITVEETELEFAVTVPLMTG, encoded by the coding sequence TTGACCAACCATCCTTTAAAACCAGTTGATGATCGATGGGTACGCATCAGTGGTATCAGCCTGCTGTTACTGCTTGATCTGTATTCAGCACAAACGTTTGTCCATTCCTTTGGCCTGGCAACGGTCAAGGCCGTGCTTGAATTTCTGGTACTAACGACGATAACCTGGGAAGTTAATCGCTGGATACTGGTACGCTTCCGCAACTGGTTTCCGCTTCTTTCCGAGACTAAAAAGCGTATCCTGTTGGTGCTTCCGGTTTGTTGGGTAGCCTCTGTGCTGGTTGACTGGCTGGACATGTTTGTTGTCAATAGCACTGGCTACCACGCTCCTTATCCGCTAACCTCGTACATCAACAGCATCCCCGGCGCATTGATTTACTGCGTCTTAATTGTAGGCGTTCAGGAAGCGGCTTATTATTTCGCTCGACTCATAAAAGCAGAAAAAGAAACGGAAGCGCTTAAGAAAGAAAATCTACAGACTCAGCTTGAAAGCTTGAAACAGCAGGTTAGCCCGCATTTTCTGTTTAACAGCCTGAATACGCTGTCATACCTGATCGGCGATGATGCAAAGCAGGCCGAAAAATTTCTCGACGAACTCAGTAAAGTATATCGCTATCTGTTGCGGAACAACGAGAATGAGTTGACAAACCTGGCTACCGAAATGCAGTTTATTCGCTCATATTTTCATTTGCTTAAAACCCGCTATGGCGACAGTCTACATTTACAGTTAGCCATCGAGCCCCGTTTTGAAGCGTATCTGCTGCCTTCGTTAACCTTGCAGCTCCTGCTTGAAAACGCGGTCAAGCATAACATCATCCACAAAACGCAACCGTTGACCGTCCAGATCATCACTCGGCCCGACGGTCTGCTTACGGTGAAAAACAACCTGCAAAAGAAGGTTCAAAACGTACCATCAACGCGGATCGGACTGGCTAATATCGCGGCAAAATTCCGACTCCTGAACCAACGCGAGATAACCGTCGAAGAAACCGAGCTTGAGTTTGCGGTTACGGTTCCACTTATGACCGGTTAG